The genomic window TGTTCAATGACTTACTACCACCATCACAGCTAAATATACAATCAGAAGTCCCAACAAAACCCGCTTTCATTGCATCCCGTCCCACATCCAATTccttccaagtttcatcaagTTCATCTAATCGGCACGATTCCACTTCAGCCTCCGCCTTTATTTCCACCCCACGTACTTTCGCTTTTAATAACTTCCCATTAAAAATTGCTACAACCGCCAAACCATCCAACATCCATAATCCATTTGCGCGAGGAcctaccagcaacaacaacaataacgaagAAGAAGGAGTAGATATGCCGCCAGTCTTATTCAATCCTCCTACTGCCACCGGAAATGATGTCAGCAATATAAACTCTCAAACGGACAATGTTAACTTAAACACTTTCAGTCACCAACAACAGCCTCAACTGCAATCCGCAGCAAGCGCTGACCGATCTATATCTAAATTTGCATCCTCATcaagttttaataacaattttgcaGCTCCATTCGAAACAGCGACGCCGTCTGGAAGTGCCGATTTTGCAATCTCAACTGATCCAGATTTTGGTAGTTCGACAAAGATAACTTTTACGAAGAGTAATGAGGGCAAGGTGCTAACAAACAATGTTTTCGGTGCATCGAGTAGTGTTACAACACCATCCAAACAGTTCGGTTTCAGTTCAACTACAACTGCGGGACAAACAACTATACAAAAAGGTAACTAATAATTTTCTTGTTCAAAATAAACCTATCACATAAATACGGGGTTGCAAAATTTCGACATACAGACCACGAAACACATAATGCAGACACAATCAAATGCCGCCTGTTAAACAAACAGAATTTGCCTCGAGTataaattgcgctacacaaccccttgaattcctcTTTATTTCTTCGGTATGGTAATGATGGGTTGCGTGTCTGCCAAAATCCGGTGTCCATTAAAAACGCTCACCATAAGCCTATATAAATatagatgttgttgtttttgttgtagcagtgcttcgccccatccaataggtgcgaccgatcacaaattgtcatcaatatcctctaacgggagtccaaggaaatttgctgtttcaacagaggggtgttagaggcgttggttccacaatacaattgaagagatggttggtgtcatgtggggatacgttacaagcaggacatatgttttgtatgtcggggttgattctggataggtaagagtttaacctgttacagtaaccagatcgaagttgagctatagtgacttccgtttccctggggagtgtgcgttcctcttctgcaagttttgggtattgttctttgagtactggattcaccgggcaattcctggcataaaggtccgacgccggTTTGTGGAGtgcactgaggacctgcttgtgttttttggcttcatacggctatgttctcaggtgccgtatttcctcataatgcttacagatttgactccttaagcccctgggctgtGTTAgctcatcaataagatgtctgttgggatgcccaggtttctgggtattcaacaggaactctttggttagcattttatttctctccctaatggggagtattctcgtctcattatgtagATCGTGTTCTAGAGACTTAAGAAGACAACCGTGGCTGTTCTGAGggcagtaatttggcaggcctgtagcttcttccagtgagtagtctttaggcttggcgaccatatcggggacgcgtagcatgcaatcggctgaccaattgctttgtaaatggtaatgagcctttccttttcttttccccaagtactgccagcactagatttgaggattttattacggctctggattttcggtccaattgcggctgcatgctcaccaaaatgtacatcctgatcaaacgtcacaagattttggggcgtaagacagtcggtaccgtagtgccattgacgtggatgttcatgatggtcgacatttgggacatccatgttataaataaggtcgccgatgatttagtcggtgataatgtcaggtttagcgaggtgaaaaaactggagagatcggggAGGTAGCCAGCTGGGGCTGGTGTgttctggttttgggatctagcccagaacaacctgtccgatgcaatcatcccttacacgagacacactgaacagagtatgaccgtcctaaaaagattcttttccggcagatgcagcaaaaccatttctcaggaccggggtcaggagacggacccggattggattcgataccttcccggagcaaaagaatatgtagcagtcctgctgcaaggagctgctgggaggatgacagtttgtgggagggacgcaacaaattaaatgaggttacactgaaatgacagtccttggtcgggaaaaatcccgagtcgcttcggtactgccttgggaagcgattaaCTTCATTGAGCTCtataggttaaactggccggtcaataaagaccgccCATAAACTAAATGTGTCAATAGTACTTTGAACTCTATAGAATTTAAATGAGCTACCATGAACACATCTAGAGATATGCAGTACGAAATATTGAATTagcatgatgaaatgaatattcaggtgttctcatcccgttgacgttttcccttattctgacaagttcggcatgcataatttagagggttgtctatcatacagaactgcctttgagttctactacgatcgtagtagattttattattcgtttagaaatattataactatataatcCGTTACTATAATTGTAGATTAATTCCTTTGTATTCCCTAAcagaatatagacaaaatttggcagaaaacgtaatttatttgaagaattcgtacgaaaaatgaagcaatccaaatttattacttttgaaatatacgtaaatactggcatttagagctgccgaaaaagtgaggttatattccctgcaaaaacgctctcgtcattccacgtcatttgagtaatcattttacggtcataggttatatccatagtcacatttgcatgggcgtgattaggttttgtgaccaaattttttgtagggttgtgacttctttattattacatcatgttgAATTAGTATGAGCTCCTGTCGACAAAATCCGAAATATTCAAGTTAAAATTATCGCAATCAACTCAAATAATTGTTTATTGCCACGAACTTAATTGGTAACCAATTAAGATATATATTTTTCTCTACCACCAGGTTTCCAACAAAGTTCCTCAAATCGATTTATAAGTAGCACCAACAGCTTCATTGGAAGTCCATCTACAACCAATAAGGCGTTAACTCCTACCGATTTTCCGATACTTCCCAATGCACAGCCGAGCACGAAGTTCGGCGTCGTACCTTCTGCTACTAATGTCGATGCTGGTAAGTATACTGGTGGCTTTGGTGGATCTCCAGGAGTGTTGGGCAATGGTAAACTGGGTTATGCAGTGCAAGCAAACGGGCCCAAGCAAGGAGCAGTTCCAGGAACCACACCTACATCAAAACAAGCTACAAATCCTAGTATTGCAAATCGTATTGGAGCCGCCGCACCTGTTGGTTTCAATAAGTTCCAAGGTTCTTTTGGTGGTCCACCGGGCGTATTGGTGCCTTTTGACAACCTCAAAGGCGTATAATTTTAAGTAAGCACAACGAGAAGTTCAGTGGACTATGGaggattatttatttttaaaacacTGGCAATACATGCATCTCTATTAATATAAGAAAAATTCTAGTTTTCGCCAGAAGTTTTGTATAAGCATTGTGAATCGGCAAAAAATGTATACAGCGCTTTTGTAAACTTATCGTTTTTGTtgaatgtatttatatatgtttgaAAATTTTTGCGTGATACAAACTTTTTTGTATGTAGCGATTTTTATACTTACTATCAATATAATGACATTTTAAGACaatgaaaataattaagtaaCATTTAACTATAATTAAGGTTTTTATTGATAGGTTTATGAATATGATAGTAGTTGGACTACTATGTACAATGTTTATGTGATGAAAATATGGGAATGAAAggtttaaaattaacaagtagTAAAAAGATCAAAGATATTAAATCTAGTTATAGCCGTAAATATGGGCTGATGACAGCACCATTCATATTGGGAATTAGTCAGCTTTTGTTTGCGCATTTATCGGATTCAAAGTGATAACCTTTGGTGAGGTTTGTATTGACGTTGTTGAATTATTACCGCCATTGCTACCAACGTCCTGCGCGGCCGTCGGAGATTGACCTACTATAGTTACTGTAGGAGATGTGGAGGTCCCCGATACAGCCTTCGCAGTGGGCAAAATATTCACTACCTTACGCACAGTCAAATTACGATTAAGTAGTTGCGTTTTCAATTGAGGTGTAATTTGCTTTAATCCACCAGGCTTTAAGACTATACTGCGACCTACTACAGTTGGAGTGCTTGTATTTGTTGTATTTCCAACAGAGGATGAAATAGCAGCTGTGCCAGCAGTGGTACCAATTATTTGTACTTGTGGTAAGGACTTTGTCGAAACATTTAAAATACCAGAAGTCTGACGTGCACCAATGCTAACTGGAGATTTTAGTGCTTGCAAGTTAACTTTTTTAACAGATGATACTATTGGAGAACCAGCGCTTCCACTATTAGTTGTATTTGCTGAAATCTGCGTCGTTGCTGGGCGTGGTACAAGAGTTGTGGCAGATGTTTTTGGATTAGTAACAACAACTTTAGTGTATTTTGGTAATTGTTGTGAAACATTTGAACGTGAAATAATATTCGGATATGGTTTCATTGTGTTGCGATTAATAAAGACaaccttattttgtttatttgtctGTTGTGTTGCTTGTTGTACAATCGGGCTTGTAGAAGTTTTGTTTATAATGTAATTACCACCACCAGTTTTCGGCGATGTAACTGCAACAACGCTTGAGTTTGATGTTGGAGAATTTGCCTCCTTAATTATTTTCTGGCTTATTATCAATTGTCCAACACCTAAAGTATTAAGtgcaacaaataaaacaaaatataacgcTTATAATACTAAgtaatatgtttttatgtttagcGTACCTGGCTTCATGTTCGCTGCTGAGGACACAGCTACATCTGATAGATTACCATCATTATCAGCAAATACAATAGGCATGTCAATGATATTTGAAAGATCCATATTTGATGTTGATATGCCTTCAACGGTTGTGTTTGTTGTGGTTTTAAGAGCGCTTAAAGGCGAATTGGCTAATTGCAAGTTACTGCCACCGCTGGTATTTTTTAAAACTGTATATTTTTGCTGTGTAGTACCAGGTGGTGCAGCTGTAACAAATTGTGTAGTCTGACCATTCGGGGACTTTAGTGTGAATATCTGTTGTTGATGTGTAGTCGTGCTGCAATTCGGTGATGTCGACACAATGCTTCCTATAGATGTACTTCCGCTATTCTGCTGCATTGAAGCTGTCTTAATTGTATATATTTTTGACTGTGATTGCATGGGTGGCTTTAATTGCACAAATTGATTTGACGGTATCATTTTTATTTTGGCACCAGCCGGCAAACCCTGTTTTTGCATTGGATTCAATAAAGCAGTTTTTATTGGTGTTGATTTTGAtggcgcaacaatttcataatttGTAACAATCTTTTGTATGCTCTGTGAGGATTCTGCACTCGAGTTGAGCATCGAGCTATCTTGGTCAGTTGAGTCACCTAATATTGATTGAATTGCCATATTGAGATCATCGTTAGTGATTGAAGTGTTGGGAGAAATTTgtgctttttgttgtttttgaacATTCTTAGTAGTTCCGGCGTGTGTTGCATTTGCCGCTTTAGTTGACGTGGTTGTGTTTATAGTTAGTGGCCGTGTACGAGGACGTCCCACTGTAAATAAttggtaaattttatttataaaaattaccttaatttcaaataaaataaataaataaaataaaaaaattttaccctTTCGCTTTACTTGGAACGGGTCAGGGACTTTGATTTTTCTTGGTTTTTCTTGGATATGGATAGGATTTCAAGGAAAATATCGGGTTGGTTAGACCATGCAAATTTAATGTTAATTGAATTTTGTTAATATAAATTATTACAAATTATTTATTAGCTTTAATATGGAAATAGTAAAACAAAGAAATATGTACATACTTGGTTGAATGCATTTGCTTTTCATCGGTGTTTGTCCTTGATCAGAATTCATAGCGTCACCTTTACGTTTGCGTTGTACAGAATTGGTCTTACTACTACCATCAATGTTGTTGCTAGCGGAACCAGTACTAATTGCATTTCGCCCTTGTTTAGTGGATACCATGCTAGTAATAGTTGTAGGAATACGTGGGCCAGGTGGATTAGTAAGGATCCGTTTGATAAATTCATAAACTTCATCCTTAATTAAGAAAATGAATTTGGCGAAATTAAAATGTCCAAAACATtattgcatatatgtacataccacAACCATTATGTCTACCATTGATTGCGTTACATTTTCCAATCTTCTTCGGCTTTTAGGTACACGTAAAACGTCATCAGCACTGCCCACTACTACCAGCGACGTCTCAGATTGCATTTTTTCACGCAGTGATTCAATTTCCTCCGTGCTAATGTTGAGAAAAAATACGTGTTGAACAAAGttcatataaataatataaatgttTAATAGTTTTACCTTGATTTGGCCGAATTTTGTCCAATTACAAACAAAATTGGTATTTTAATATCCAATATGCGATCATCGGGTGCACCACGTACTCCATTAAATGTGTTATAAGCAAATCCCATACACACTACACAGGCTACATTCTCTGACATGGCCACTTGCAATGCCAGAGCAGCACCAGCGTTAAAGCCAATAAGTATTATGCTGCGTTGTGTATTCTCATTTCGAAGTTCCTGTATCTTAACGCGGGTTATTGATACTATTTGCTCCGCAACTTGGTCCAAAGGCTGTCGGGCTATATGGCCAACTGTTCTTTTTTTAAGGTTTTACGATTTATATTGCAAAAAGAAAGTCTTCATGACATCCAAAAGCGCGTATCAAATCGTCGGCTTATATTCAATACCCtcatcagcaaaaaaaaaatttcaagaaagcaaaaaaaaacgttTTGGCAGCTGTATTGTAAATTTTTCATAATATGAAGTACCCAATGGACTTTtgtattctagtctgtaagattattctaatcatagactgaataaaattAAACAACATAAACATAAACTCAGATTTGCTtagtttaaaatttgaaaaagtttgaTATTCGAATGGAaattattttcatacaaaatattgtTCATAGATTTTATTGCAgagcaaagaaaatattagtttttgGCTGTAGCATTTATGTCGAACCAAGTATTGAGAATGATAATAGTTGGTTAAGTGATAAAGAGTTCCAAATCGAAGACCATGATGTTGGTTGTCACAGCAGGTATTATTTGAGCTAAGTTTACAGTCATATATGAAACGTGAGTTAAAGATCATTTTACCATCTAAAACTCATTTTCGTTAAATTTGCTGATGGAGTGTATTGAGTATAAGGcatgttttttcaaattttactaCAGTATTTTTTGTCATAACGCAGCCACTTTTTGTAAGgcgtaatgtatgtatataaaatatgtattGAAGCTCTATAACGAACTCACCATTAGCCGGAAGTGTTACTTGAACAACTTGTGTTATGCTTGCCAATTGGTGATACCATTTTTGTAGTCGTTTTGGTACGGGGCCACTAGTAGGCACTGACGGCAAAGCAAGAATCACTGAATTGTGCGTTAGCTTGCGTATTTTTGTATTGACACTTGGTTCCCATTTATTTTTCATCACTGGTGCTAATAGTTCTTGGCTAAAATTTAAAGGTCGTGCAAATAACATTTTGTCTATTAAAGTTGGTACTTTAGATTTTAAAGTTTGAAGAATGTCTAAGTATGAAGCCATGTACGTTGAAGGCAAGGAGTCGATTAGCAAACAATGCAGCCATTGCGTTAGGCGTGAGTCCCAAGCAATGCCAGCTAGAGCTTTTCGCATACGAGAAGCTGATTTATCAACTACAGCACGACGTTGCATGGGTTCATTTTGTCGGTTAGCATTCGCCAATCGTCCCAATTGATCATTATCCAAAATGTTCGCAATTTTGCTAAAGAGTTTCTTTTGCATGTTGCTCCATCCAACTCTTGAATTAATAGAAATTTATTACATGaatatttatttgatatttaCATAATTCATACTGATTTATGCGCGCTTCCCAATCATCGTCATCAGAATTGTTGTTCTTAACATATTTTGCAATTCGAGCACATTCATTCATAGATTCCTTCGCCCCAATTTCATTATACGAAGGCACATTAGCTTGATTACTATCGTCTAAATCATGCTCTTCAAGAGGATGTGCATGACACGATGGACATTGAGGGGTGCGTCGAACTAGTATGGTTCGTGCTGGTGACAGGCCGGTGCTAACACTTCCAGCAGCTCCTTTGTTATCGCGTGTGTAGCTATGTTCCATTTTATTACTACCAGTACCACTGCCGCCAACAGTATTAGCTGGTTCACTTAAGGATTCAACggtatcttgttgttgttgctgcaagaaaaattaaaatcagaCTTTATAAGTGCAGTGTGGCACTTATTGATTCTAAAAAAATCTGACAAAATAATTGTGAAATCTGACGCAATATTCTCAGGTAATTAATTCTGTGTATTATTGTGATAAATAATTACTATTTTCATTGATGCCGCTCCTGCCAGTGCGACTATTGATGCTTCATCTATGATTGATGCGTTAACTGTGATTGATGCTCTCGGCCGGGCCGACGCACCCACTGTAATGCAATTAGCCACTTTTGCATATGTTTTTTGAACGTTTTAGGTCAATGCAATTTTATGTGAATATTTGAAACTTTTAACTGCTTATTACAACTTTGTGAATTGCATTCGCGTT from Eurosta solidaginis isolate ZX-2024a chromosome 3, ASM4086904v1, whole genome shotgun sequence includes these protein-coding regions:
- the Rcd1 gene encoding KAT8 regulatory NSL complex subunit 3 isoform X1 — encoded protein: MMSSSYMKLFEDFLQRKEGDGPRTVSAIGEEDEEEQQQQDTVESLSEPANTVGGSGTGSNKMEHSYTRDNKGAAGSVSTGLSPARTILVRRTPQCPSCHAHPLEEHDLDDSNQANVPSYNEIGAKESMNECARIAKYVKNNNSDDDDWEARINQVGWSNMQKKLFSKIANILDNDQLGRLANANRQNEPMQRRAVVDKSASRMRKALAGIAWDSRLTQWLHCLLIDSLPSTYMASYLDILQTLKSKVPTLIDKMLFARPLNFSQELLAPVMKNKWEPSVNTKIRKLTHNSVILALPSVPTSGPVPKRLQKWYHQLASITQVVQVTLPANVGHIARQPLDQVAEQIVSITRVKIQELRNENTQRSIILIGFNAGAALALQVAMSENVACVVCMGFAYNTFNGVRGAPDDRILDIKIPILFVIGQNSAKSSTEEIESLREKMQSETSLVVVGSADDVLRVPKSRRRLENVTQSMVDIMVVDEVYEFIKRILTNPPGPRIPTTITSMVSTKQGRNAISTGSASNNIDGSSKTNSVQRKRKGDAMNSDQGQTPMKSKCIQPMGRPRTRPLTINTTTSTKAANATHAGTTKNVQKQQKAQISPNTSITNDDLNMAIQSILGDSTDQDSSMLNSSAESSQSIQKIVTNYEIVAPSKSTPIKTALLNPMQKQGLPAGAKIKMIPSNQFVQLKPPMQSQSKIYTIKTASMQQNSGSTSIGSIVSTSPNCSTTTHQQQIFTLKSPNGQTTQFVTAAPPGTTQQKYTVLKNTSGGSNLQLANSPLSALKTTTNTTVEGISTSNMDLSNIIDMPIVFADNDGNLSDVAVSSAANMKPGVGQLIISQKIIKEANSPTSNSSVVAVTSPKTGGGNYIINKTSTSPIVQQATQQTNKQNKVVFINRNTMKPYPNIISRSNVSQQLPKYTKVVVTNPKTSATTLVPRPATTQISANTTNSGSAGSPIVSSVKKVNLQALKSPVSIGARQTSGILNVSTKSLPQVQIIGTTAGTAAISSSVGNTTNTSTPTVVGRSIVLKPGGLKQITPQLKTQLLNRNLTVRKVVNILPTAKAVSGTSTSPTVTIVGQSPTAAQDVGSNGGNNSTTSIQTSPKVITLNPINAQTKAD
- the Rcd1 gene encoding KAT8 regulatory NSL complex subunit 3 isoform X2, producing the protein MKIQQQQDTVESLSEPANTVGGSGTGSNKMEHSYTRDNKGAAGSVSTGLSPARTILVRRTPQCPSCHAHPLEEHDLDDSNQANVPSYNEIGAKESMNECARIAKYVKNNNSDDDDWEARINQVGWSNMQKKLFSKIANILDNDQLGRLANANRQNEPMQRRAVVDKSASRMRKALAGIAWDSRLTQWLHCLLIDSLPSTYMASYLDILQTLKSKVPTLIDKMLFARPLNFSQELLAPVMKNKWEPSVNTKIRKLTHNSVILALPSVPTSGPVPKRLQKWYHQLASITQVVQVTLPANVGHIARQPLDQVAEQIVSITRVKIQELRNENTQRSIILIGFNAGAALALQVAMSENVACVVCMGFAYNTFNGVRGAPDDRILDIKIPILFVIGQNSAKSSTEEIESLREKMQSETSLVVVGSADDVLRVPKSRRRLENVTQSMVDIMVVDEVYEFIKRILTNPPGPRIPTTITSMVSTKQGRNAISTGSASNNIDGSSKTNSVQRKRKGDAMNSDQGQTPMKSKCIQPMGRPRTRPLTINTTTSTKAANATHAGTTKNVQKQQKAQISPNTSITNDDLNMAIQSILGDSTDQDSSMLNSSAESSQSIQKIVTNYEIVAPSKSTPIKTALLNPMQKQGLPAGAKIKMIPSNQFVQLKPPMQSQSKIYTIKTASMQQNSGSTSIGSIVSTSPNCSTTTHQQQIFTLKSPNGQTTQFVTAAPPGTTQQKYTVLKNTSGGSNLQLANSPLSALKTTTNTTVEGISTSNMDLSNIIDMPIVFADNDGNLSDVAVSSAANMKPGVGQLIISQKIIKEANSPTSNSSVVAVTSPKTGGGNYIINKTSTSPIVQQATQQTNKQNKVVFINRNTMKPYPNIISRSNVSQQLPKYTKVVVTNPKTSATTLVPRPATTQISANTTNSGSAGSPIVSSVKKVNLQALKSPVSIGARQTSGILNVSTKSLPQVQIIGTTAGTAAISSSVGNTTNTSTPTVVGRSIVLKPGGLKQITPQLKTQLLNRNLTVRKVVNILPTAKAVSGTSTSPTVTIVGQSPTAAQDVGSNGGNNSTTSIQTSPKVITLNPINAQTKAD
- the Rcd1 gene encoding KAT8 regulatory NSL complex subunit 3 isoform X3, producing the protein MQKKLFSKIANILDNDQLGRLANANRQNEPMQRRAVVDKSASRMRKALAGIAWDSRLTQWLHCLLIDSLPSTYMASYLDILQTLKSKVPTLIDKMLFARPLNFSQELLAPVMKNKWEPSVNTKIRKLTHNSVILALPSVPTSGPVPKRLQKWYHQLASITQVVQVTLPANVGHIARQPLDQVAEQIVSITRVKIQELRNENTQRSIILIGFNAGAALALQVAMSENVACVVCMGFAYNTFNGVRGAPDDRILDIKIPILFVIGQNSAKSSTEEIESLREKMQSETSLVVVGSADDVLRVPKSRRRLENVTQSMVDIMVVDEVYEFIKRILTNPPGPRIPTTITSMVSTKQGRNAISTGSASNNIDGSSKTNSVQRKRKGDAMNSDQGQTPMKSKCIQPMGRPRTRPLTINTTTSTKAANATHAGTTKNVQKQQKAQISPNTSITNDDLNMAIQSILGDSTDQDSSMLNSSAESSQSIQKIVTNYEIVAPSKSTPIKTALLNPMQKQGLPAGAKIKMIPSNQFVQLKPPMQSQSKIYTIKTASMQQNSGSTSIGSIVSTSPNCSTTTHQQQIFTLKSPNGQTTQFVTAAPPGTTQQKYTVLKNTSGGSNLQLANSPLSALKTTTNTTVEGISTSNMDLSNIIDMPIVFADNDGNLSDVAVSSAANMKPGVGQLIISQKIIKEANSPTSNSSVVAVTSPKTGGGNYIINKTSTSPIVQQATQQTNKQNKVVFINRNTMKPYPNIISRSNVSQQLPKYTKVVVTNPKTSATTLVPRPATTQISANTTNSGSAGSPIVSSVKKVNLQALKSPVSIGARQTSGILNVSTKSLPQVQIIGTTAGTAAISSSVGNTTNTSTPTVVGRSIVLKPGGLKQITPQLKTQLLNRNLTVRKVVNILPTAKAVSGTSTSPTVTIVGQSPTAAQDVGSNGGNNSTTSIQTSPKVITLNPINAQTKAD